The Pseudarthrobacter sulfonivorans genome includes a window with the following:
- the hpaD gene encoding 3,4-dihydroxyphenylacetate 2,3-dioxygenase, translating into MTNFVPTPTVPAPDIVRCAYMEIVVTDLAKSRAFYVDVLGLHVTEEDENNIYLRSLEEFIHHNLVLRKGPIAAVAAFAYRVKSPAEVDAAEAYYQELGCRTERRKEGFTKGVGDSVRVEDPLGFPYEFFYDVEHVERLTQRYDLYSAGELVRLDHFNQVTPDVPRGRKYLEDLGFRVSEDIQDSDGVTYAVWMHRKQTVHDTALTGGNGPRMHHIAFATHEKHNIIQICDKMGALRISDRIERGPGRHGVSNAFYLYILDPDGHRIEIYTQDYYTGDPDNPVVTWDVHDNQRRDWWGNPVVPSWYTEASLVLDLDGKPQPVVVREEKSEMAVTVGADGFSYTRKDGAPEGDRTGFKLGAQL; encoded by the coding sequence ATGACGAACTTCGTTCCCACCCCCACCGTCCCCGCCCCGGACATTGTCCGCTGCGCCTACATGGAGATCGTGGTCACCGACCTCGCCAAATCCCGCGCCTTCTACGTGGACGTCCTCGGCCTGCACGTGACCGAGGAAGACGAGAACAACATCTACCTGCGGTCCCTCGAGGAGTTTATCCACCACAACCTGGTGCTCCGCAAGGGACCCATCGCCGCCGTCGCCGCCTTTGCCTACCGGGTGAAGTCCCCCGCCGAAGTGGACGCCGCAGAGGCTTATTACCAGGAACTGGGCTGCCGCACCGAACGCCGCAAGGAGGGCTTCACGAAAGGTGTGGGTGATTCCGTCCGTGTGGAGGACCCGCTGGGATTCCCCTACGAGTTCTTCTACGACGTGGAGCACGTGGAGCGCCTCACCCAGCGCTACGACCTCTACTCCGCCGGCGAACTGGTCCGCCTGGACCACTTCAACCAGGTCACCCCGGACGTGCCCCGCGGCCGCAAGTACCTCGAGGACCTCGGCTTCCGCGTCTCCGAGGACATCCAGGACTCCGACGGCGTCACGTACGCCGTCTGGATGCACCGCAAGCAGACCGTGCACGACACCGCCCTGACCGGCGGCAACGGCCCGCGCATGCACCACATCGCGTTCGCCACGCACGAAAAGCACAACATCATCCAGATCTGCGACAAGATGGGCGCCCTGCGCATCAGCGACCGGATCGAACGCGGCCCCGGCCGGCACGGCGTCTCCAACGCGTTCTACCTCTACATCCTGGACCCCGACGGCCACCGGATCGAGATCTACACCCAGGACTACTACACCGGCGACCCCGACAACCCCGTCGTCACCTGGGACGTCCACGACAACCAGCGCCGCGACTGGTGGGGCAACCCCGTGGTCCCGTCCTGGTACACCGAGGCCTCCCTGGTCCTGGACCTCGACGGTAAGCCGCAGCCCGTCGTCGTGCGTGAGGAAAAGAGCGAAATGGCGGTCACCGTGGGTGCCGACGGCTTCTCCTACACCCGCAAAGACGGGGCTCCCGAAGGGGACCGGACGGGCTTCAAGCTCGGGGCGCAGCTCTAG